A portion of the Cystobacter ferrugineus genome contains these proteins:
- a CDS encoding LysR family transcriptional regulator, protein MNTALLPQLQVFLVVARLRSFSGAARELGVSTPAVSQTVRQLEEQLRVVLLTRTTRSVSLTEAGRRLVEGAGPALGQALATLTEVSAQPGETVGRVRLSVPRAAVPYVITPVVPTFRARHPRIEVEVVIDERFVDIVAEGYDAGVRLSEAIERDMVQVRLTDAFRFVVVGAPSYLARHGTPQRPEDLLRHECITFRMRSTGALYAWELERGRRNWRVPVRGGVVTNDNQLSVSLAEQGLGLAYAVEPMVAEQLRTGRLVRVLESYAPTVPGFFLYYPSRAQRTPALRLFVDAARELVRHTV, encoded by the coding sequence ATGAATACGGCTCTCCTCCCGCAACTCCAAGTGTTCCTCGTCGTGGCGCGCCTGCGCAGCTTCAGCGGCGCGGCGCGCGAGCTCGGAGTCTCCACCCCCGCGGTGAGTCAGACGGTGCGGCAGCTCGAGGAGCAGCTGCGCGTGGTGCTGCTCACCCGTACCACGCGCAGCGTGTCGCTGACGGAGGCGGGCAGGCGGCTCGTGGAGGGCGCGGGCCCGGCGCTGGGACAGGCGCTCGCCACCCTCACCGAGGTCTCCGCTCAACCGGGAGAGACCGTGGGCCGGGTGCGGCTGTCGGTGCCGCGGGCGGCGGTGCCCTACGTCATCACCCCGGTGGTCCCCACCTTCCGCGCGCGTCACCCGCGAATCGAGGTGGAGGTCGTCATCGACGAGCGCTTCGTGGACATCGTGGCGGAGGGCTACGACGCGGGCGTGCGGCTGAGCGAGGCCATCGAGCGTGACATGGTGCAGGTGCGGCTCACCGACGCCTTCCGCTTCGTGGTGGTGGGAGCCCCCAGCTACCTCGCGCGCCATGGGACACCTCAGCGGCCCGAGGATCTGCTGCGCCACGAGTGCATCACCTTCCGCATGCGGAGCACCGGGGCGCTCTATGCCTGGGAGCTGGAGCGGGGCCGCAGGAACTGGCGCGTGCCGGTGCGCGGAGGCGTGGTCACCAACGACAACCAGCTCAGCGTGTCCCTGGCGGAGCAGGGCCTGGGATTGGCGTACGCCGTCGAGCCCATGGTGGCGGAGCAGCTCCGCACCGGACGGCTCGTGCGGGTGCTCGAGTCCTACGCGCCCACGGTGCCTGGCTTCTTCCTCTACTATCCCAGCCGGGCCCAGCGCACCCCGGCGCTGCGCCTCTTCGTGGACGCCGCCAGGGAGCTGGTCAGGCACACGGTGTGA